A stretch of the Ornithodoros turicata isolate Travis chromosome 4, ASM3712646v1, whole genome shotgun sequence genome encodes the following:
- the LOC135391418 gene encoding uncharacterized protein LOC135391418 — protein sequence MVFVVRVTFAYIDDILVSSSFLEEHLAHLHLVFTRLADHGIVMNIQKCEFGQSSLEFLGHMVSSDGISPLPAKVEAIVKYPELQSFRQLRRFVGLINLYRRFIPHCAHILCPLEEDPRCSSHGACTLTWTEPARQAFQDIKTSLSNATLLHHPKHKQSQWLTPQELQSALFSSRKSMTSGAP from the coding sequence atggtgttcgttgttcgggtcaccttTGCCTACATCGACGATATTTTGGTTTCCAGCTCGTTTCTTGAAGAGCATCTCGCGCACTTGCATCTCGTTTTCACCCGCCTGGCAGACCACGGTATTGTCATGAACATACAGAAATGCGAGTTCGGGCAATCGTCGCTGGAATTCCTCGGCCACATGGTCTCTAGTGACGGCATCTCACCTCTTCCCGCCAAGGTCGAAGCGATCGTGAAATACCCGGAGCTCCAATCTTTCCGCCAGCTCAGACGTTTCGTCGGGCTCATCAATCTTTATAGACGTTTTATTCCGCACTGCGCCCACATACTATGCCCGCTGGAGGAAGACCCGCGCTGCTCCAGCCACGGTGCGTGTACTCTGACGTGGACCGAACCAGCCCGCCAAGCTTTCCAGGATATCAAGACCAGTCTTTCTAACGCAACACTCCTTCACCACCCTAAGCACAAACAGTCCCAATGGTTGACGCCTCAGGAGTTGCAGTCGGCGCTGTTCTCCAGCAGAAAATCGATGACGTCTGGTGCCCCATAG
- the LOC135391420 gene encoding uncharacterized protein LOC135391420, which produces MAQNALGHTSLDCTLSCLPDHQSLPPQHGSVGLFAPPDARFDVVHLDIVGPLPPCQGFRYLLTAVDRFTRWPEATPMPDASARTVASTFLSSWISRFGVPSKIVTDRSRQFEAHFFAAFATLLGTSRSGTTAYHPACNSLVERLHRQLKAAIMAHADPTDWVDIVLLGVRSAVKQDLPCSSAELVFGTTLRLPSEFFHPSAQPSTATPEYIDRLRHTVAQIRPTDTRVPSNRPHHVPHELATASHVYLRTDATRKSLHPPYSGLHLVLSRSPKHFTISVNGRKDRVSIDRLKPAHVDNERLAAAVFPLTTPCPPKTKQVRWSDVYSPSLEGGGGLYGQHRQ; this is translated from the coding sequence ATGGCCCAAAATGCACTCGGACATACGAGCCTGGATTGCACCCTGTCCTGCTTGCCAGACCACCAAAGTCTTCCGCCACAGCACGGCTCCGTAGGACTTTTCGCACCTCCCGACGCACGTTTCGACGTGGTGCACTTGGACATTGTCGGGCCACTGCCACCTTGTCAAGGGTTTCGCTACCTACTGACGGCGGTTGACCGCTTCACGAGATGGCCTGAAGCCACACCAATGCCTGACGCCTCAGCGCGAACGGTCGCTTCCACTTTCCTTTCATCGTGGATCTCTCGGTTTGGTGTCCCATCTAAAATAGTCACCGACAGAAGCCGTCAATTCGAAGCGCACTTTTTCGCCGCCTTCGCGACGCTCTTGGGAACATCTCGCAGCGGTACAACCGCTTACCACCCTGCTTGCAACAGCCTTGTAGAACGGTTACACAGGCAACTCAAGGCAGCCATCATGGCTCACGCAGACCCTACCGACTGGGTTGACATCGTGCTCCTCGGAGTCCGTTCTGCCGTCAAGCAAGACCTCCCGTGCAGCAGTGCTGAGCTTGTATTTGGCACCACGCTTCGGCTCCCGAGCGAATTCTTCCATCCGTCAGCTCAGCCTTCCACAGCCACGCCCGAATACATTGATCGCCTGCGCCATACCGTCGCTCAGATTCGTCCCACGGATACCCGTGTACCCTCCAACCGCCCGCATCACGTTCCCCACGAATTGGCCACGGCGTCTCACGTGTATCTTCGAACGGATGCCACGCGGAAGTCCCTTCACCCTCCATATTCCGGTCTGCACCTCGTCTTGTCCCGTTCACCCAAGCATTTCACCATCTCGGTAAACGGCCGTAAGGACAGAGTCAGCATTGACCGCCTGAAGCCCGCCCACGTCGACAACGAGCGCCTCGCCGCTGCTGTCTTTCCCTTAACGACGCCTTGTCCGCCGAAGACCAAACAGGTTCGCTGGTCGGACGTCTATTCGCCGtctttggagggggggggggggctatatgGTCAGCATCGACAATGA